In Pelosinus sp. UFO1, one genomic interval encodes:
- a CDS encoding CDGSH iron-sulfur domain-containing protein: MEKPVISQKSPIAVDVKKGETYYWCKCGKSSNQPFCDGAHKGTSFEPLAFTAEKDETVYLCACKHTKTPPFCDGTHNNL; this comes from the coding sequence ATGGAAAAACCAGTAATTTCTCAAAAATCACCTATTGCTGTTGATGTTAAGAAGGGTGAAACCTACTATTGGTGTAAATGTGGCAAAAGCTCTAATCAACCATTTTGTGATGGGGCACATAAAGGAACTTCATTTGAGCCATTAGCGTTTACTGCTGAAAAAGATGAAACGGTTTATCTCTGTGCCTGTAAGCATACTAAAACACCTCCATTCTGTGATGGAACACATAATAATCTTTAA
- a CDS encoding methyl-accepting chemotaxis protein, with protein sequence MNLTVGKKITGGFLVVLTLVILMSGFTYWKIGEITSSYQEFSKVNIEKMEMVQGAASDIANEAVVMRRFNFTGDPNDIKVYNEYKTKANERITWLEKSLHTEKSNQFLITIKKEKAAYEEIAEKSMAAKQGNKLDEVAIYMSQAGKPYKATMSATEELVSSTKDYVKQEQGKYAEDAKSSRTILVVVNIIVIIMSMIIAFLVSRSISRPVGEVAKAASKIANGDLSIENISYQSSDEIGQLAVAFNQMLSNLRTIIRQVSVSAEQVAASSEELTASAEQSAQAATQVAMTIIEVAEDTEKQRQNISETVTTTDKMATGIQQVAGNAVNSMNISDQAADAAEKGRRAIEAAVKQMGTIDRKVGESSEVITNLGERSKEIGQIVDAISSIAGQTNLLALNAAIEAARAGEQGKGFAVVADEVRKLAEQSQEAAKQIATLISEIQGETDKAVNAMEEGTREVSTGINVVNVAGTSFAEISKLISQVSDQSKDISSSIQQMVNDSQEVGVYIQKVDQISNDISGQTQTVSAATEEQSASMQEIASSSQALAHMAVELQEVVARFKF encoded by the coding sequence ATGAACTTGACCGTAGGAAAGAAAATAACAGGAGGTTTTCTCGTTGTTTTGACTCTCGTTATTCTGATGAGTGGGTTTACATACTGGAAAATTGGTGAGATAACGTCATCTTATCAAGAGTTTAGCAAAGTAAATATTGAAAAAATGGAAATGGTGCAGGGGGCTGCTTCAGATATTGCAAATGAAGCCGTTGTCATGCGCCGATTTAATTTTACCGGGGACCCCAATGATATTAAAGTTTATAATGAATATAAAACAAAAGCTAATGAACGGATAACTTGGCTGGAAAAAAGTCTTCATACCGAAAAATCCAATCAGTTCTTGATAACGATTAAAAAAGAAAAAGCAGCTTATGAAGAAATAGCAGAAAAATCTATGGCTGCTAAACAAGGAAATAAACTAGATGAAGTGGCTATCTATATGTCTCAAGCTGGAAAGCCTTATAAAGCTACAATGAGCGCTACCGAAGAGCTAGTTAGTTCTACTAAAGATTACGTAAAGCAAGAGCAAGGAAAATATGCAGAGGATGCGAAAAGTTCCCGTACTATCCTCGTTGTGGTTAATATTATTGTAATTATTATGTCTATGATCATCGCTTTTTTAGTTTCCCGCAGTATTTCACGCCCAGTGGGTGAAGTTGCCAAAGCTGCTAGCAAAATAGCCAATGGCGACTTATCGATTGAGAATATTAGCTATCAGTCGAGTGATGAAATTGGACAACTCGCTGTGGCCTTTAACCAAATGCTTTCTAACCTTAGGACGATTATTCGTCAAGTATCGGTTTCCGCAGAACAGGTTGCGGCATCTTCTGAGGAATTAACTGCGAGTGCAGAGCAATCAGCGCAAGCCGCTACACAAGTAGCGATGACAATTATTGAAGTGGCAGAAGATACAGAGAAACAACGCCAGAATATCAGTGAGACTGTAACGACTACGGATAAGATGGCAACTGGTATTCAACAGGTTGCAGGTAATGCAGTTAATTCTATGAACATAAGTGATCAAGCTGCCGATGCCGCAGAAAAGGGGAGGCGTGCTATTGAGGCAGCTGTTAAACAAATGGGTACAATTGATAGAAAAGTGGGCGAGTCTTCAGAAGTGATCACTAACCTTGGTGAGCGTTCAAAAGAGATCGGGCAAATTGTTGATGCTATTTCCAGTATCGCAGGTCAAACCAACTTGTTGGCTCTAAATGCTGCAATTGAAGCTGCTCGGGCAGGAGAACAAGGTAAGGGTTTTGCTGTGGTAGCGGATGAAGTCAGAAAACTAGCGGAACAGTCTCAAGAAGCAGCAAAACAGATTGCCACTTTGATTAGTGAAATTCAAGGAGAAACTGACAAAGCAGTTAACGCAATGGAGGAAGGAACTCGTGAGGTAAGTACGGGTATCAATGTAGTAAATGTTGCTGGGACATCATTTGCGGAGATTTCTAAGCTAATTAGCCAAGTATCGGATCAAAGTAAAGATATTTCTAGTTCCATTCAGCAGATGGTCAATGATAGCCAAGAAGTCGGTGTTTATATCCAAAAAGTTGATCAAATTAGTAATGATATAAGTGGTCAAACCCAAACTGTTTCTGCAGCTACGGAGGAACAATCTGCCTCTATGCAAGAAATTGCTTCTTCCAGTCAAGCACTGGCACATATGGCCGTAGAGTTGCAAGAAGTTGTTGCAAGGTTTAAGTTCTAA
- the dcuC gene encoding C4-dicarboxylate transporter DcuC — MNIVLSLIVTFWVGFLIVKKYKPQPVLFIAGLILMFAAVALGLGRILPVKESTGLVLFDAFEFIKQTFSSRAAGLGLNIMAVGGFARYMDHIGASKALVKLTIKPLLALRSPYIVMSAAWIVGMLLGLCINSASGLAMLLMVTMFPVLISLGVSRLSATAVIATTLCLDWSPSDTGTILSAVTAGIDPVIYWTNYQIPIAAVVIPVVAVLHFFVQKWFDKREGHVVQATTFTEAETDEKLPPMIYAILPALPLALILIFSSLWISWIKMDIIKAMFIGVAIGMIFEYFRYRDGKKVLADIQSFFDGLGMQMANVITLIVAGETFAKGLTTIGTIDAIIASAQSSGFGAIGMILVMIGIIAISSVVMGSGNAPFFAFAALTPTVAAKMSIAPVVMLLPMHFAASAARTMSPITAVIVVASSMGNVSPFDVVKRTAIPMAGALITLVAANFLFFYR; from the coding sequence TTGAATATTGTTCTTTCGTTAATCGTCACTTTTTGGGTAGGTTTCCTTATTGTTAAAAAGTATAAACCACAACCTGTTCTGTTTATCGCTGGATTAATTCTTATGTTTGCAGCAGTAGCCCTTGGTCTCGGGCGAATCCTACCAGTTAAAGAGAGTACGGGATTAGTTCTGTTTGATGCATTTGAATTTATCAAGCAAACTTTTAGTTCTCGTGCAGCTGGTCTAGGTCTTAATATCATGGCTGTGGGCGGCTTTGCTCGCTACATGGATCATATCGGTGCCAGTAAGGCTTTAGTTAAACTGACAATCAAACCATTATTGGCCCTCCGCTCTCCATATATTGTTATGTCCGCCGCGTGGATAGTAGGAATGCTTTTAGGGTTATGCATCAACAGTGCCTCTGGCCTAGCAATGCTGCTCATGGTTACTATGTTCCCCGTCCTCATCAGTCTTGGCGTTAGTCGCTTATCTGCTACTGCGGTTATTGCTACTACCCTTTGCTTGGACTGGAGCCCCAGTGATACAGGTACGATTCTCTCTGCTGTCACTGCCGGTATTGATCCAGTAATCTATTGGACCAATTACCAAATTCCCATAGCAGCCGTAGTGATACCAGTGGTTGCAGTACTCCATTTCTTTGTACAAAAATGGTTTGACAAGCGTGAAGGTCATGTCGTCCAAGCGACTACCTTTACCGAAGCTGAAACGGATGAAAAATTGCCGCCGATGATTTACGCAATACTGCCAGCCCTGCCTTTGGCTTTAATCTTGATCTTCAGTAGCCTTTGGATTAGTTGGATTAAAATGGATATCATTAAAGCCATGTTTATTGGTGTGGCTATCGGTATGATTTTTGAATATTTCCGTTACCGGGATGGGAAAAAAGTTCTTGCAGATATTCAATCCTTTTTTGATGGCCTAGGTATGCAGATGGCCAACGTTATCACGCTAATTGTAGCTGGTGAAACCTTCGCTAAAGGTCTTACCACCATTGGCACTATTGATGCAATCATAGCTTCCGCCCAAAGCTCAGGTTTTGGTGCTATCGGCATGATTCTCGTTATGATCGGTATTATCGCTATTTCATCAGTAGTCATGGGCTCGGGCAATGCACCATTTTTTGCCTTTGCAGCGTTAACCCCTACTGTTGCCGCCAAAATGTCGATTGCACCCGTGGTTATGCTATTACCCATGCACTTTGCCGCAAGTGCTGCCCGCACAATGTCACCAATTACTGCGGTTATCGTAGTTGCTTCCAGTATGGGTAACGTATCGCCCTTTGATGTAGTCAAACGGACCGCAATTCCTATGGCTGGAGCCTTAATTACCCTTGTTGCCGCAAACTTCCTTTTCTTTTATAGATAA
- a CDS encoding pirin family protein, with product MSNIRTIRRIVTGEQAIDGAGVKLVRVFGHDDVKDFDPFLMLDAFDSVNPDDYIKGFPWHPHRGIETITYLINGDIEHGDSLGNKGSILDGDCQWMTAGSGIIHQEMPKSSDRMLGAQIWLNLSSKDKMVAPKYRDILKKNIPVIEEDDYKIHIISGNYKEVSGAIQGDYVKPLYFDVEVKENCEWSFQTEADSTLFVYILQGGGCFSPGNEEFISEKHAILFNEGDTFWVKASNTGIRFLFLAGKPLKEPIAWGGPIVMNTKEELNQAFKDLEENKFIR from the coding sequence ATGAGTAATATCCGGACAATTCGCAGAATTGTAACAGGAGAACAGGCAATAGATGGTGCTGGTGTCAAGCTAGTAAGAGTTTTTGGCCATGATGATGTTAAAGATTTTGATCCATTTTTAATGTTAGATGCTTTTGATTCTGTGAATCCTGATGATTATATCAAAGGATTCCCTTGGCACCCTCACCGTGGTATAGAAACCATCACCTATCTTATAAATGGAGATATAGAACACGGAGATAGCCTAGGGAATAAAGGTAGTATTTTGGATGGAGACTGTCAATGGATGACTGCAGGATCTGGGATTATTCATCAAGAAATGCCAAAATCTAGTGATCGAATGCTGGGAGCTCAGATATGGCTCAATCTGTCTTCTAAGGATAAAATGGTTGCACCTAAGTATCGAGATATTCTAAAGAAGAACATCCCTGTTATTGAGGAGGATGATTATAAAATACATATAATTTCTGGAAATTATAAAGAAGTATCTGGTGCTATCCAAGGCGATTACGTCAAACCCTTATATTTTGATGTAGAAGTAAAGGAAAATTGTGAATGGTCTTTCCAGACGGAAGCAGATTCCACATTATTTGTATATATTCTTCAAGGAGGAGGTTGTTTTAGTCCAGGTAATGAGGAGTTTATTTCGGAGAAACATGCGATACTATTTAATGAAGGAGATACCTTTTGGGTAAAAGCTTCAAATACTGGTATAAGATTTTTATTCTTAGCTGGGAAACCCCTTAAGGAACCAATTGCATGGGGAGGACCCATCGTTATGAATACAAAAGAAGAATTGAATCAAGCTTTTAAAGATTTAGAGGAAAATAAGTTTATCCGATAA
- a CDS encoding M20/M25/M40 family metallo-hydrolase — MMIDSKKVKEIVANYLPDFINELEKLTNIDSGNGDAEGTDAVAKIVGARLEALGASVEYRKNPRATHTIVRFTGKGSLRLLLIAHVDTVFEKGEAQKRPFRVDENMFAYGPGVGDDKATVVQTIYSMQTLKDLNYDNFKEIILYYNGEEEGGSSTAEEIVAELAQQVDMCIIMDTARPNWGIVTQRKGSANYEIQVEGIAGHHGNASQISANAIMELGNQISLLYKMASPLSDDPSSLTMEKLKEKGIQDHGQFIPDNTINVGVIGSSNQKINSIPKDAFAKINVRCFSVAEQQRLDREIKDLPHKTVVPGTKVTVTGGIKTGPMEKTPQAQILVDMFKKIVKREYNADVVEWIAGGLTDGNRAAKYVPTIDALGVENYDEHTDHESVDLKTAVPRTVALVCFILELTGKWPEIN; from the coding sequence ATGATGATAGATAGTAAAAAAGTAAAAGAGATTGTTGCTAATTATTTACCTGATTTTATTAACGAGTTAGAAAAACTGACTAATATTGATTCTGGTAATGGTGATGCAGAGGGTACTGATGCTGTTGCAAAAATTGTAGGAGCAAGATTGGAAGCGCTTGGAGCAAGTGTAGAGTATCGAAAAAATCCAAGAGCTACTCACACAATTGTACGCTTTACAGGCAAGGGATCGTTACGACTATTATTAATTGCTCATGTAGATACTGTATTTGAAAAGGGAGAAGCTCAGAAACGTCCATTCAGAGTGGACGAAAATATGTTTGCTTACGGACCTGGCGTAGGGGATGATAAAGCAACCGTTGTCCAAACGATTTATTCAATGCAAACTCTTAAGGATTTAAATTATGATAATTTTAAAGAAATAATCCTCTATTATAATGGTGAGGAAGAAGGCGGGTCATCGACTGCTGAAGAGATCGTTGCAGAACTTGCTCAACAAGTTGATATGTGTATTATAATGGACACTGCTCGCCCTAATTGGGGGATTGTGACGCAACGCAAAGGTAGTGCTAATTATGAAATTCAAGTTGAGGGCATTGCAGGACACCATGGAAACGCTTCTCAGATCTCAGCAAATGCTATTATGGAGCTTGGAAATCAAATTAGTTTATTATATAAGATGGCTAGTCCCTTATCGGATGACCCTAGCAGCCTTACAATGGAGAAACTAAAAGAAAAAGGTATTCAAGACCATGGCCAATTTATCCCAGATAACACGATCAATGTGGGTGTAATTGGTTCAAGTAATCAAAAAATTAACTCGATTCCTAAAGATGCCTTTGCTAAAATTAATGTTCGTTGTTTCAGTGTTGCAGAGCAGCAACGTCTTGATCGAGAAATAAAGGATCTTCCCCATAAAACCGTTGTTCCTGGAACTAAAGTCACTGTGACTGGCGGCATCAAGACAGGTCCAATGGAGAAAACACCACAGGCACAAATATTAGTTGATATGTTTAAAAAGATAGTAAAACGTGAGTATAATGCTGATGTTGTTGAATGGATAGCCGGCGGGCTTACTGATGGGAATCGTGCTGCCAAATACGTTCCTACAATTGATGCCTTGGGGGTAGAAAACTATGATGAACATACGGATCATGAATCTGTTGATCTAAAAACTGCAGTTCCTCGCACCGTGGCATTGGTTTGTTTTATTCTTGAATTAACTGGGAAGTGGCCTGAAATTAACTAA
- a CDS encoding CBS domain-containing protein, translating to MNIAFFLIPKSEVVYLPDNSTMRQTLEKMEYHRYTAVPLIDEHGKYAGTITEGDLLWKMKNTPGLTFADTERVMIKEIPLRMINNPVRVNAEMEGLLCLAIAQNFVPVVDDSGIFIGIIRRSEIIEYFAKKSCDVNY from the coding sequence ATGAATATAGCATTTTTTTTGATTCCAAAAAGCGAAGTAGTTTATTTGCCGGATAATAGTACTATGCGGCAAACCCTTGAGAAAATGGAATATCACCGTTATACAGCTGTTCCTCTCATTGATGAGCATGGTAAATATGCTGGGACAATTACAGAAGGTGATCTATTATGGAAAATGAAAAATACACCAGGATTAACCTTTGCTGATACTGAGCGGGTTATGATAAAAGAAATTCCCTTGCGGATGATAAACAATCCAGTGCGAGTAAATGCAGAGATGGAAGGATTACTTTGTTTGGCTATCGCACAAAACTTTGTCCCTGTGGTGGATGATAGTGGGATCTTTATCGGAATCATTCGTCGTAGTGAGATTATTGAGTATTTTGCCAAAAAATCCTGTGATGTCAATTATTAA
- a CDS encoding MarR family winged helix-turn-helix transcriptional regulator, which yields MNTLDELTHELFTFYNGFSSWENSVIKTSDLTVSEAHAIEILGTYGQMKMKTLAQHLGVTTGTTTVTVDRLEKKEYAKRESVKEDRRVHLITLTEKGLHAFSEHHQYHSNLTEQILAVLSSEENEQLIKILKKINEEAF from the coding sequence ATGAATACATTGGATGAATTAACACATGAATTGTTTACTTTTTATAATGGTTTTTCTTCGTGGGAGAACTCGGTGATAAAAACTAGCGATTTGACCGTGTCCGAGGCCCATGCAATTGAGATATTAGGTACATACGGTCAAATGAAGATGAAAACTCTTGCTCAGCACTTAGGAGTAACGACAGGGACGACAACCGTTACCGTTGATCGATTAGAAAAAAAAGAATACGCCAAACGGGAGTCTGTCAAGGAAGATCGGCGTGTCCATCTTATAACGCTAACAGAAAAAGGTCTGCATGCTTTTTCTGAACATCATCAATATCATTCTAATCTAACAGAGCAAATTCTCGCCGTCCTTTCCAGTGAAGAAAATGAGCAATTGATCAAAATCCTTAAGAAAATTAATGAGGAGGCGTTCTAG
- a CDS encoding cation-translocating P-type ATPase — MRSEEKLLMKKEAISAEKIENESNCMEHGEGSHTQDFIVIAATSILLLGYWLEWLPNILGINTALLAAIIGGLPIIKEAVSAIYRRGDTKVGLLVSIAIVASIAIGEYFAAAEVALIMTIGEMLEHITLEKSNTALKKLADLTPLKARILEGGSEREIAAELVKPGDILLVKPGEKIPVDGMVTAGHATVDQATITGESIPVECHTGVNVFGGTIVAMGSIEIVATKVGQDTALGHIIKMVKEAQASKAPSARIIDTWANWFVPLSLAIAVLVYLVTGDIVRGVTILIVFCPCAMLLSTPTAVAAAIGAAARRGILIKGGEILERVGSLDTVVFDKTGTITLGKPFLKDIRCYNGWQRNQLLAIAAGIEKRSEHHLAKAIIQEAEKEGVSFIEPTVWEPVIGQGIVAKKDDEIFLLGNRWLIKNRDIMLTTDQEEYCIENQGAGATVVFIAANGDIVGIITIQDPIREGAKEAIEALQREQIKKVVLLTGDATAVGNAVGAEVNIPVIHGDLLPDDKVKYVETYQREGFKVAMLGDGINDAPALAKADIGIAMGYSGTDIAIEAADIVLLSDDLKKIPETIQKSRKAIRTIWQNIVVANVINLAAIILAALGLLGPVAAAIVHNVGAILVVLNSARLLRHE; from the coding sequence ATGAGGAGCGAGGAAAAGTTGCTAATGAAAAAAGAAGCAATTAGCGCAGAAAAAATAGAAAATGAATCCAACTGCATGGAACATGGAGAAGGAAGTCATACACAGGACTTTATAGTAATCGCTGCTACATCGATTTTGTTACTTGGCTATTGGCTGGAGTGGCTGCCAAATATTCTAGGAATCAATACAGCTTTGCTTGCGGCAATCATTGGGGGATTGCCGATTATTAAAGAAGCAGTTAGCGCCATTTATCGTCGTGGTGATACCAAGGTGGGTTTGTTGGTAAGTATTGCGATTGTTGCTTCCATTGCCATTGGGGAATATTTTGCCGCTGCTGAAGTTGCACTAATCATGACGATAGGCGAAATGTTGGAGCATATTACCCTAGAAAAATCAAATACCGCATTAAAAAAACTTGCAGATTTAACTCCCTTAAAAGCCCGCATTTTAGAAGGGGGCAGCGAACGAGAAATTGCTGCCGAATTAGTAAAACCGGGAGACATCTTATTAGTAAAACCAGGAGAGAAAATTCCAGTGGACGGCATGGTAACAGCTGGTCATGCAACCGTTGATCAAGCGACGATAACCGGGGAATCAATCCCAGTTGAATGTCATACGGGAGTGAATGTTTTTGGTGGAACGATAGTAGCCATGGGGAGTATTGAAATTGTCGCAACGAAGGTTGGTCAAGACACAGCGTTAGGTCATATCATTAAAATGGTTAAAGAGGCGCAAGCAAGTAAGGCGCCTAGTGCCCGAATTATTGATACCTGGGCAAATTGGTTTGTACCATTAAGTCTTGCGATTGCAGTGTTAGTTTATCTAGTGACAGGCGATATTGTAAGAGGAGTAACTATTTTAATTGTTTTTTGCCCTTGTGCTATGCTATTAAGTACTCCTACAGCTGTAGCAGCCGCTATTGGAGCTGCTGCTCGCCGTGGTATTTTGATCAAGGGAGGCGAAATATTAGAAAGGGTAGGCTCTTTAGATACAGTTGTATTTGATAAAACAGGAACGATCACATTAGGGAAACCTTTTTTGAAAGACATTCGTTGTTACAATGGGTGGCAACGAAACCAGTTACTAGCAATCGCAGCTGGCATTGAAAAACGTTCTGAGCATCATTTGGCAAAAGCAATTATACAAGAGGCAGAAAAAGAAGGCGTTTCGTTTATTGAACCGACGGTTTGGGAACCTGTCATTGGGCAAGGTATAGTAGCGAAAAAAGATGATGAAATTTTCTTGTTAGGTAATCGATGGCTAATAAAAAACCGAGATATTATGCTGACAACGGATCAAGAAGAATACTGCATTGAAAATCAAGGGGCGGGAGCGACAGTCGTTTTTATTGCAGCGAATGGTGATATTGTGGGGATCATTACCATTCAAGATCCTATACGTGAAGGAGCTAAAGAAGCAATCGAGGCATTACAGCGTGAGCAAATTAAGAAAGTAGTGCTATTGACTGGTGATGCGACAGCAGTGGGAAATGCAGTAGGAGCAGAAGTGAATATTCCCGTCATACATGGGGACTTACTACCTGATGATAAAGTAAAATATGTTGAAACCTATCAACGAGAAGGTTTCAAGGTGGCAATGCTCGGCGATGGAATCAATGATGCACCTGCTTTGGCTAAGGCGGATATCGGCATTGCTATGGGGTATTCTGGAACAGATATAGCGATTGAGGCGGCAGATATTGTATTATTGTCTGATGACTTGAAAAAGATACCGGAGACAATACAGAAAAGTCGAAAAGCCATTCGCACCATTTGGCAAAATATTGTAGTTGCTAATGTAATTAATCTTGCTGCAATTATATTGGCCGCTTTAGGATTATTAGGACCTGTTGCCGCTGCCATTGTGCATAATGTAGGAGCAATTTTAGTTGTATTGAATTCCGCACGTTTATTGCGCCATGAATGA
- a CDS encoding MarR family winged helix-turn-helix transcriptional regulator gives MNFVDPSQRLREMTRLLIRKLGLLERGGAICCGITLTQCHAIIETGRKQQISVNELAELLNLDKSTVSRTVDQLVNNGTMLREADPEDRRFVKLKLTDKGEELFKSIEQRMEVYFSEILNAVPEGKREQVIESLQIFADALKNTKCC, from the coding sequence ATGAATTTTGTTGATCCAAGTCAACGTCTTAGAGAAATGACTCGGTTACTAATCCGAAAACTTGGACTTTTAGAGCGTGGTGGGGCAATATGTTGTGGTATTACATTAACACAATGCCATGCAATCATTGAAACCGGTCGAAAGCAGCAAATATCTGTCAATGAACTGGCTGAATTACTTAATCTTGATAAAAGTACTGTAAGTAGAACCGTAGATCAGCTGGTCAATAATGGCACCATGCTGCGGGAAGCGGATCCAGAAGATCGGCGTTTCGTCAAGTTAAAGCTTACTGATAAGGGAGAAGAATTATTTAAAAGCATTGAGCAACGGATGGAAGTATACTTTTCCGAAATATTAAATGCTGTCCCTGAAGGAAAGCGTGAGCAGGTAATTGAGAGCTTGCAAATTTTTGCAGATGCACTAAAAAATACGAAATGTTGCTAA
- a CDS encoding NRDE family protein codes for MCLILFAYQHHPNYPLIVAANRDEYYARPSAPAQYWSDHPHILAGRDLKELGTWMGITVHGRFATLTNYRDPQRHSDEALSRGHLVADFLHNQQPPHEYLEKIEKQAKQYNGFNLLVGDLQSLWYYSNQQEQIQRVTPGVHGLCNQLLNTPWPKLLNGRKQLAQCLTGETVSEADLWDILTNVEKAPDATLPNTGVSLEWERTLSSIFIESPEYGTRSSTILLVGHDGSVKFVERTYHSSLSSWQEVSYQLKLKL; via the coding sequence ATGTGCTTAATTTTATTCGCTTACCAACACCATCCTAACTATCCTTTGATTGTGGCTGCCAATCGTGATGAATATTATGCTCGTCCCAGTGCACCAGCCCAATATTGGTCTGATCATCCTCATATTTTAGCTGGAAGAGATCTAAAGGAACTGGGAACTTGGATGGGTATAACTGTTCATGGACGTTTTGCTACCTTAACTAATTATCGCGACCCTCAACGTCATTCTGACGAGGCTTTATCTCGAGGCCATTTAGTTGCTGACTTTCTTCACAATCAACAACCACCACATGAATACCTAGAAAAAATCGAAAAACAAGCTAAGCAGTATAATGGTTTTAATTTACTTGTTGGTGATCTGCAATCTTTATGGTATTACAGCAACCAACAGGAACAAATACAACGGGTTACGCCTGGAGTTCACGGTCTTTGCAATCAGCTTCTGAATACGCCCTGGCCCAAACTTTTAAACGGCCGCAAGCAATTGGCGCAATGCCTTACTGGAGAAACAGTTTCTGAAGCGGATTTATGGGACATTTTAACTAATGTTGAAAAAGCACCGGATGCTACTTTACCCAATACAGGTGTTAGTTTAGAATGGGAGCGTACCTTATCTTCTATCTTTATTGAAAGTCCGGAATATGGGACACGCTCTTCTACCATATTACTAGTAGGACATGATGGATCGGTTAAATTTGTTGAAAGAACATATCACTCATCTCTATCTTCTTGGCAGGAAGTCTCCTATCAACTTAAGCTCAAACTTTAA
- the arsM gene encoding arsenite methyltransferase, with amino-acid sequence MTQDIRENVRKKYAQAITNKLNCCGASTSENPVTGRLYEKNDVEGLSEDIVKASFGCGNPTALAELYPGEVVLDLGSGAGLDVLLSARRVGPYGKAYGLDMTDEMLAVAKKNQASSNILNAEFLKGHIEGIPLGDNTIDVIISNCVINLSADKDRVLQEGYRVLKPGGRFAISDIVVTRQLPVSVQKSITAWAGCIAGALLEQEYQEKLTAAGFTNIEIVRTRTYDFSDEHGASFLPEFSQVEREELKGALVSAFIRAKKPVKVFNEGSDYSIRIAKDTDLSAIHKLLLENGLTSSGVEENLANFLVAVQERVIGVIGLEFAGTQVMLRSMAVLQEFRKRKIATALVEHSLSIARQAGIQEIYLLTQTAEKFAARWGFYKIERSEISADLMQSSALDSCCPTSSSCMKLKL; translated from the coding sequence ATGACACAGGATATTAGGGAAAATGTAAGAAAAAAATATGCGCAGGCTATTACAAATAAGCTTAATTGCTGTGGAGCTTCTACCTCTGAAAATCCGGTAACTGGAAGACTATATGAAAAAAATGACGTGGAAGGATTGTCAGAAGATATTGTAAAGGCATCTTTTGGCTGTGGCAATCCAACGGCTCTTGCCGAGCTGTACCCCGGGGAAGTTGTTCTTGATCTAGGCAGCGGGGCTGGCCTTGACGTACTCCTTTCAGCAAGGCGGGTTGGACCTTATGGAAAAGCATATGGCCTGGATATGACAGATGAAATGTTAGCTGTCGCAAAAAAAAACCAAGCTTCTTCTAATATTTTAAATGCCGAGTTCTTAAAAGGTCACATTGAAGGCATTCCATTGGGGGATAATACGATAGATGTAATTATCTCCAATTGTGTAATTAATCTTTCTGCTGATAAAGATCGGGTATTACAGGAAGGATATCGTGTGCTAAAACCTGGCGGCAGATTTGCTATATCTGATATTGTAGTAACCCGCCAACTACCAGTAAGTGTGCAGAAAAGCATAACTGCTTGGGCTGGATGTATTGCAGGGGCATTACTTGAACAAGAATACCAAGAGAAACTAACTGCAGCAGGATTTACAAATATAGAAATTGTAAGGACAAGAACTTATGACTTTAGTGATGAGCATGGAGCATCTTTTTTACCTGAATTCTCTCAAGTAGAAAGAGAAGAGTTAAAGGGAGCTTTAGTCAGCGCCTTTATTCGCGCTAAAAAACCTGTAAAAGTTTTTAATGAAGGCAGTGATTATTCAATCCGCATTGCTAAAGATACAGATTTGTCTGCCATTCATAAACTTCTACTTGAAAATGGGCTAACAAGCTCTGGGGTAGAAGAAAACCTGGCCAATTTTCTGGTAGCTGTTCAAGAAAGGGTTATCGGTGTAATCGGTCTTGAATTTGCTGGAACTCAAGTCATGTTAAGATCCATGGCGGTTCTTCAAGAATTTCGCAAACGTAAAATTGCAACTGCTTTAGTTGAGCACTCATTATCTATAGCACGTCAGGCAGGTATTCAAGAAATATACCTTTTAACGCAAACAGCAGAAAAGTTTGCGGCACGCTGGGGATTTTATAAGATAGAACGTTCGGAAATATCTGCTGATCTCATGCAAAGTTCGGCATTGGATAGTTGCTGCCCCACATCAAGTAGTTGTATGAAGTTAAAGTTATAA